The stretch of DNA TTGCGGATGAAGATGTCGAACAGGTCCGGATCGATGTGGCCGTTCAGCGCGAAATGGCCGAGGATGCGCAGCGACTCCGACAGCATCTTGCCCTTCTTGTACGGGCGGTCCTTGGCGGTCAGCGCCTCGAAGATATCGGCAATCGCCATCACCCGCGCCTGCACCGACATCTGGTCCTTGGTCAGGCCGCGCGGATAGCCCTTGCCGTCCATGCGCTCGTGGTGGCCGCCGGCGTATTCGGGCACGTTCTTCAAGTGCTTCGGCCACGGCAGCGCCTCCAGCATCTTGATCGTCATCGAGATGTGGTTGTTGATTTCCTTGCGTTCCGGTTCGGTGAGCGTACCGAACTTGATGGTCAGGTTGGTCAGCTCGTCGGCGCTGAGGAAGGCTTGTTCGGCGCCGTCCGGACCGGTCCAGCGGCGCTGGCCGATCTGGCGCACGCGCGCCTGGTCGTCCGGCTGCATGCCCTCGCCGCCGACGTTGGCGTAGCGGATGAAGTCGCGCTCTTCGCGCAGCGCGGCCTGTTGCTGCGCCAGCTCGGCATCGATGGCGGCATGGTCGGCGCCCGCGCCGGTGCCAACCTCCAGCTTGCGCTTGAGGGCGGCGATTTCAGCGTCGCGCAGCAGCACTTCAAAGCGCGTGTCCACCAGCGCGATGCGGTCGAAAATGGTTTCCAGCTTGGTGGCCTTGTCGACCACGTGTACCGGCGTGGTGATCTTGCCGCAATCGTGCAGCAGGCCGGCCAGCCACAATTCCTTGCGGTCGGCGTCGTTCATCTGGAAATCGGCCAGCGGGCCGGTGTCCGTGTTGTGCACGGCCTCGGCCAGCATCATGGTCAGCTCGGGCACGAACTGGCAATGGCGGCCGGTGTACGGCGACTTTTCGTCGATGCCGATGTTGATCAGGTTCACCAGGGATTCCAGCAGCTCTTCCAGTTGCGCGATAAGGCGCTGGTGGGTCAGCGCCACCGCCGCCTGCGCCGCCAGGGCTTCGATGAAACGCTGGTCGGTCTGGGTGAAGGCGCGGATCTCGCCGGTTTCAGTATCCTTGGAATTGATCAGTTGCAGCACGCCCACCAGTTCGCCTTCGTGGTCGCTCATCGGCACCGTCAGGAAGGATTGCGAGTGGTAGTTGCGCAGCTGGTCGAACTTGACCATGCCGGAGAAGTTGAACACATCGGCCTTGTACACATCCTCGATGTTGACCGACAGGCCGAAGTGCGCGGCGTAGGCCGCCACCGCCGACAGGTTTTTCTCGCCGTCGTCGTTGTACAGCGGCACGCTGCCGGCCGTCACCGGCTGGCCGCTGGAGCCGCCCTGGTGGGTTTGCAGCGTGTCGTTGATGAGGATGTGAAAATTCAGCTGCCGCTTGTCGTCGCTGGGACGGTACAGCGTGCCGCCATCGGCATTGGTCATGCGCTTGGCGACGATCAGTATGCGCTCCAGCAAGGAGTCGGTATCGTGGCTGCTGCCCAACTGAACGTTGAGTTCAGTCAGCTGATCCAGCCGCTCGGCGATTTGCGATTGATTCAACTCTTGCATGGTTGCTTTTTAGATACCTGTGGAGGGGATGGCAGCGGCCGTACAATGAGCAGGCTCAGGGTGGAAGTGTATCTCTAGCGCAAGCTGTTGTACATCGGGAAATAGCGGGAAGCGATGAAATTGCATCGGCTTTTTCCCTGCGGCGGGAAAAAAAAGCTATCATCGGCTGTAGGTAATGCGGCAACACACCAAATAGCAAGAATAAAAAAGTACACCAGGGATTTTGCGTATGAAATTCACATTTTGGGGAGTCCGTGGTTCGATTCCCTCCCCCGGTCCACGGACGGCGCGCTATGGTGGCAACACCACCTGCATCGAAGTCCGCACCGATGACGACACCCTGATCATTCTCGACGGCGGCACCGGCCTGTTTTCGCTGGCGCAATCGCTGATCCAGCAAAAAACCCGTCCTATCCACGCGAACATTTTCATTACCCACAGTCATTGGGATCACATCCACGGCCTGCCGTTTTTTACGCCGCTGTTTATCCGCGACAGCCGGGTGCGGCTGCATGGCGTGACCGATCCGGTCACCGGCAACGGCATCGAACATGTGATGGGGGTGCAGCTACAGAACAGTTATTTCCCAGTCAGCGAAACGCAGATGGACGCGACCATTGAATACCAGACGCTGGAGGTGGACCAGCCGATCAGCGTGGGCGACGCCACGGTGAGCAATGTGGTGATGAACCATCCGGTGACGGATCTGGGCTATCGGGTGGAATGCAATGGCCGCTCGCTGTTCTTCACCGGCGATCACGAACCGCACTACAACATTCATCCGGCCGGTCACCCGGAGCATGCGGCGTACGAAGCGTGGATGGCCGAGCGCAACGCCGCCATCGACGCCACGGTGCGCGGCGTCGATGCGTTAATCGTCGATTGTTCGTACACGCGCGAGGAATACCCCGCCAAGCAGGGCTGGGGGCACGGCACCTTCGACTCGGCGTTTGCACTGGCACTGCGCACCGGCGCCAAAACGCTGTTCTGCACCCACCATGAGCCGACCCGCAGCGACGATGAGCTGGAAGCCGTGTTCGCCGAAGTCATGGCGCGCCATGCGCCGGTGCTGGGCGATTTGAAGGTGGTGCTGGCTTACGAGGGTATGGAAGTCGAGCTAGCCTGATTAGCCGAGGTGCGGCGTCGGCAGCAGCATCGCCAGCGGTTGCTTGGGAATCACCGACATCAGGATGGTGCGCGCGGTCTGCATCAGCGAACCACGCGGTTTGCTGCGGCGGTCGGCCAGAGCCCGCAAGCGGGCCAGGCCGGCCTTGACG from Duganella dendranthematis encodes:
- a CDS encoding MBL fold metallo-hydrolase yields the protein MKFTFWGVRGSIPSPGPRTARYGGNTTCIEVRTDDDTLIILDGGTGLFSLAQSLIQQKTRPIHANIFITHSHWDHIHGLPFFTPLFIRDSRVRLHGVTDPVTGNGIEHVMGVQLQNSYFPVSETQMDATIEYQTLEVDQPISVGDATVSNVVMNHPVTDLGYRVECNGRSLFFTGDHEPHYNIHPAGHPEHAAYEAWMAERNAAIDATVRGVDALIVDCSYTREEYPAKQGWGHGTFDSAFALALRTGAKTLFCTHHEPTRSDDELEAVFAEVMARHAPVLGDLKVVLAYEGMEVELA
- a CDS encoding HD family phosphohydrolase, producing MQELNQSQIAERLDQLTELNVQLGSSHDTDSLLERILIVAKRMTNADGGTLYRPSDDKRQLNFHILINDTLQTHQGGSSGQPVTAGSVPLYNDDGEKNLSAVAAYAAHFGLSVNIEDVYKADVFNFSGMVKFDQLRNYHSQSFLTVPMSDHEGELVGVLQLINSKDTETGEIRAFTQTDQRFIEALAAQAAVALTHQRLIAQLEELLESLVNLINIGIDEKSPYTGRHCQFVPELTMMLAEAVHNTDTGPLADFQMNDADRKELWLAGLLHDCGKITTPVHVVDKATKLETIFDRIALVDTRFEVLLRDAEIAALKRKLEVGTGAGADHAAIDAELAQQQAALREERDFIRYANVGGEGMQPDDQARVRQIGQRRWTGPDGAEQAFLSADELTNLTIKFGTLTEPERKEINNHISMTIKMLEALPWPKHLKNVPEYAGGHHERMDGKGYPRGLTKDQMSVQARVMAIADIFEALTAKDRPYKKGKMLSESLRILGHFALNGHIDPDLFDIFIRNKIYLEFAHKNMDEKQIDFIDETQIPGYRADQNA